A single Pseudomonas putida DNA region contains:
- the rpsK gene encoding 30S ribosomal protein S11 encodes MAKPAARPRKKVKKTVVDGIAHIHASFNNTIVTITDRQGNALSWATSGGSGFRGSRKSTPFAAQIAAERAGQAALEYGLKNLDVNVKGPGPGRESAVRALNSCGYKIASITDVTPIPHNGCRPPKKRRV; translated from the coding sequence ATGGCAAAACCTGCTGCTCGTCCTCGTAAGAAAGTCAAAAAGACAGTGGTTGATGGCATCGCCCACATCCACGCTTCTTTCAACAACACCATCGTGACCATCACCGATCGTCAGGGCAACGCATTGTCCTGGGCTACTTCCGGTGGTTCGGGTTTCCGTGGTTCGCGCAAATCCACCCCGTTCGCAGCCCAGATTGCTGCAGAGCGTGCTGGTCAAGCTGCGCTGGAATATGGTCTGAAGAACCTCGACGTCAACGTCAAGGGTCCAGGTCCAGGTCGTGAATCCGCCGTTCGTGCTTTGAACAGCTGCGGCTACAAGATCGCCAGCATCACCGACGTGACGCCAATCCCGCACAACGGGTGCCGTCCGCCGAAGAAGCGTCGCGTGTAA
- the rpsD gene encoding 30S ribosomal protein S4, producing MARYIGPKCKLSRREGTDLFLKSGVRALESKCNIEAAPGIHGQRRGRQSDYGTQLREKQKVRRIYGVLERQFRGYYQAAASKKGATGENLLQLLECRLDNVVYRMGFGSTRSESRQLVSHKAISVNGKTVNIPSYQVRPGDVVAVREKSLSQLRIVQALELCAQRGRVEWVDVDTAKKSGVFKNVPARGDLSADINENLIVELYSK from the coding sequence ATGGCACGTTACATTGGTCCAAAATGCAAACTGTCTCGTCGTGAAGGCACCGACCTGTTCCTGAAGAGCGGCGTTCGCGCTCTGGAATCGAAGTGCAACATCGAAGCAGCCCCAGGTATCCACGGCCAGCGCCGTGGCCGTCAGTCCGACTACGGTACCCAGCTGCGCGAGAAACAAAAAGTCCGTCGTATCTACGGTGTTCTGGAGCGTCAGTTCCGCGGTTACTACCAAGCTGCTGCCTCGAAAAAAGGCGCAACCGGTGAGAACCTGCTGCAACTGCTCGAGTGCCGTCTGGATAACGTCGTTTACCGTATGGGCTTCGGCTCGACTCGTTCCGAGTCCCGTCAGCTGGTTTCGCACAAAGCGATCAGCGTCAACGGTAAGACTGTAAACATTCCATCCTACCAAGTTCGTCCGGGTGACGTGGTCGCGGTTCGCGAGAAATCGCTGAGCCAGCTGCGCATTGTTCAAGCCCTTGAACTGTGCGCCCAGCGTGGCCGCGTTGAGTGGGTAGACGTTGATACTGCCAAGAAGTCGGGCGTTTTCAAGAACGTTCCAGCTCGTGGCGACCTGTCTGCCGACATCAACGAAAACCTGATTGTCGAGCTCTACTCCAAGTAA